A genomic region of Peptoniphilus sp. ING2-D1G contains the following coding sequences:
- the ccpN gene encoding CBS domain (CBS domains are small intracellular modules that pair together to form a stable globular domain. This family represents a single CBS domain. Pairs of these domains have been termed a Bateman domain. CBS domains have been shown to bind ligands with an adenosyl group such as AMP, ATP and S-AdoMet. CBS domains are found attached to a wide range of other protein domains suggesting that CBS domains may play a regulatory role making proteins sensitive to adenosyl carrying ligands; High confidence in function and specificity) yields the protein MDLTNRQLEIIEIVKKEAPITGDDIAKKLNLSRATIRPDLTILTMLNILGARPKVGYFYTGKTVFNDFSKQVKKILVKDTMSVPIVMDENISIYDVIVGLFLDNMGSVFISTDGYLAGVVSRKDLLRAALGKLDLQNTPVALIMTRMPNITYVKEDTSVIEAAKLIEEKEVDSLPVIKVVDEKTNKLKVVGRFTKTNVNSLFVELASEE from the coding sequence TTGGATCTTACAAATAGGCAACTTGAGATAATTGAAATTGTAAAAAAAGAAGCTCCCATCACAGGTGATGATATTGCAAAGAAATTAAATCTTTCAAGAGCTACAATAAGACCTGATTTAACAATTCTTACCATGCTGAATATTTTGGGAGCAAGACCTAAGGTGGGGTATTTTTATACTGGGAAGACTGTATTTAATGACTTTTCCAAGCAAGTAAAAAAAATATTGGTAAAGGACACAATGAGCGTTCCCATAGTAATGGATGAAAATATTTCCATCTATGATGTAATAGTAGGGTTGTTTTTGGACAACATGGGCTCAGTGTTTATCTCTACAGATGGATATCTGGCGGGAGTTGTATCCAGAAAAGACCTGCTTAGAGCTGCTTTAGGTAAGCTGGATCTTCAGAACACTCCCGTAGCTCTTATTATGACCAGAATGCCGAATATAACTTATGTTAAAGAAGATACTTCCGTTATTGAAGCTGCAAAACTCATAGAGGAAAAGGAAGTTGATTCTTTGCCTGTAATTAAAGTTGTAGACGAAAAAACAAATAAATTAAAAGTAGTCGGAAGATTTACTAAAACCAATGTAAACAGTTTATTTGTTGAACTTGCCAGTGAAGAATAA
- the glyS gene encoding Glycine-tRNA ligase beta subunit (This entry represents the beta subunit of the tetrameric enzyme. What is most interesting is the lack of similarity between the two types: divergence at the sequence level is so great that it is impossible to infer descent from common genes.The aminoacyl-tRNA synthetases (EC:6.1.1) catalyse the attachment of an amino acid to its cognate transfer RNA molecule in a highly specific two-step reaction. These proteins differ widely in size and oligomeric state, and have limited sequence homology; High confidence in function and specificity), which produces MNKFLLEIGVEELPSRYVEGAIKDFNIKASQMLEKNKIDYENLKVYATPRRLSLIVEGISLNQEDIHEEVKGPAKKISFDEENNPTKPLLGFMKSQNITVDDIIIKEIKGVEYVYANIFKGGIKTSEILKHNLADLIKLISFPRTMKWGGKNIRFARPIRWVVSILNDEVVSFDFEGIRVSNVTRGHRFLGSSNIVIDNVDDYEKLLEDNYVILDQHKRRDMIKYGVEKLAKTLGGEVEKDEALLEELTYIVEYPNPIVGKIKEKYLNLPKEVLVTPMKGHLRYIPVVDSKKDLLPYFITIRNGNNEHVETVIEGNEKVLDARLEDAKFFYEEDTSKNLEEYVESLKGVMFQDKLGSMYDKELRVSKLAIKIGEDLEVSEKTIESLERAAYLSKADLVTKTVQEFTELQGVMGSIYAKKSGEEDIVAQAIYEHYLPRFSGDELPQSTVGSILAIADKLDTICGLFAIDQIPTGSQDPFALRRLAIGVINIINKKAWNISLKDLIDSSLFYYTDDMTLVFDYDDTKNKIIEFIKGRMKTILQDNNIRYDIIDAVIDADNYISTMFKKAEELNKYFKEDKKDLIDALTRVHNLNKKRTKDVKFNEELMENEFEKVLYLKQSTVLKDVDEHIKKKSYKEALDLFSELIEPINDYFDNTMILAEDEKVKDNRLSMLNEIDKICNRIFDIEKIVTE; this is translated from the coding sequence ATGAATAAATTTTTGCTTGAAATTGGAGTTGAAGAATTACCTTCAAGGTATGTGGAAGGTGCAATTAAGGACTTCAATATAAAGGCATCACAAATGCTTGAAAAAAATAAAATAGATTACGAAAATTTAAAGGTCTATGCAACACCAAGAAGGCTTAGTTTGATTGTAGAAGGCATATCATTAAATCAAGAAGACATACACGAAGAAGTAAAGGGTCCTGCAAAGAAAATTTCCTTTGACGAAGAAAATAATCCTACAAAACCGCTATTGGGATTTATGAAATCACAAAATATAACCGTTGATGATATCATTATAAAAGAAATCAAAGGTGTTGAATATGTCTATGCAAATATATTTAAGGGAGGAATTAAAACCTCTGAAATATTAAAGCACAATTTAGCAGACTTGATTAAACTCATAAGTTTTCCCAGAACCATGAAGTGGGGAGGTAAAAACATAAGATTTGCAAGGCCGATCAGATGGGTTGTTTCTATCTTGAACGATGAGGTTGTTTCCTTTGACTTTGAGGGCATTAGGGTATCTAATGTTACAAGGGGACATAGATTTTTGGGTTCATCAAATATAGTGATTGACAATGTGGATGATTATGAAAAATTGCTTGAAGATAATTATGTTATTCTCGACCAACACAAGAGAAGAGACATGATAAAGTACGGAGTGGAAAAACTTGCGAAAACACTTGGAGGAGAAGTGGAAAAAGACGAAGCTCTCCTTGAAGAGTTGACATATATAGTGGAATATCCAAATCCCATCGTGGGTAAAATAAAAGAAAAATATTTAAACTTGCCTAAGGAAGTTTTAGTAACTCCCATGAAGGGACATTTGAGATATATACCCGTAGTAGATTCAAAGAAGGATCTTTTACCTTATTTCATCACCATCAGAAATGGGAACAATGAACATGTGGAGACGGTAATAGAAGGAAATGAAAAGGTTCTCGATGCAAGACTTGAAGATGCTAAATTCTTTTATGAAGAAGATACTTCCAAGAATCTGGAAGAATACGTGGAATCTTTAAAGGGAGTAATGTTTCAAGATAAACTGGGAAGTATGTATGACAAAGAATTGAGAGTATCAAAACTTGCAATTAAAATTGGCGAAGACTTGGAAGTTTCCGAAAAGACTATAGAGTCCTTAGAAAGGGCGGCTTATCTGTCTAAAGCGGATCTTGTGACAAAGACAGTTCAAGAATTTACAGAACTGCAAGGAGTTATGGGTTCGATTTATGCCAAAAAATCAGGGGAAGAAGATATTGTAGCGCAAGCTATTTACGAACACTATCTGCCAAGATTTTCCGGAGATGAGCTGCCACAATCTACAGTCGGTTCAATTCTCGCCATTGCAGATAAATTAGATACCATTTGCGGATTATTTGCAATTGACCAAATTCCTACAGGTTCTCAAGACCCCTTTGCCCTTAGAAGACTTGCCATAGGAGTAATAAACATAATAAATAAAAAAGCGTGGAATATATCATTAAAGGATCTTATCGACTCAAGTTTATTTTACTACACCGATGATATGACCCTTGTATTTGATTATGACGATACTAAAAACAAGATTATAGAATTCATTAAAGGCAGAATGAAGACCATACTCCAAGACAATAATATCAGATACGATATAATAGATGCGGTAATAGATGCAGATAATTATATATCCACTATGTTTAAAAAAGCTGAAGAACTGAATAAATACTTTAAAGAAGATAAAAAGGACTTAATAGATGCTTTAACCAGAGTTCACAATTTGAATAAGAAGAGGACTAAAGATGTCAAGTTTAACGAAGAACTCATGGAAAATGAATTTGAAAAAGTTCTATACCTAAAACAAAGCACAGTTCTAAAAGATGTAGATGAACATATTAAAAAGAAAAGCTATAAAGAAGCTTTAGATTTATTCTCAGAGCTCATTGAGCCGATAAATGATTATTTTGACAATACAATGATTTTAGCAGAAGATGAAAAAGTCAAGGACAATAGACTTAGTATGCTTAATGAAATAGATAAAATATGTAACAGAATTTTTGATATTGAAAAAATTGTTACTGAATAA
- the glyQ gene encoding Glycine-tRNA ligase alpha subunit (ATP + glycine + tRNA(Gly) = AMP + diphosphate + glycyl-tRNA(Gly); High confidence in function and specificity) — MYFQDLIKNLQEYWMAKGCIIMQPYDVEKGAGTMNPSTFLRSLGPEPWMTCYVEPSRRPADGRYGENPNRLYQHHQMQVILKPSPDNVQELYLESLKALNIDALAHDIRFVEDNWESPTLGAWGLGWEVWLDGMEITQFTYFQQVGSINCELESAELTYGLERIAMYLQNVNSVYDIMWNEKISYGDVFKMGEYEHSVYSFEKADINMLTELFNIYERESLRIIDENLVLPAYDYCLKCSHVFNVLDARGAISVSERTGYISRVRNLAKAVALQYLKEREEMGYPLLKKEGGKDE, encoded by the coding sequence ATGTATTTCCAAGATTTAATAAAAAACTTACAAGAATATTGGATGGCGAAAGGATGTATTATAATGCAACCTTATGATGTTGAAAAGGGTGCGGGAACTATGAATCCCTCTACTTTTTTGAGATCCTTGGGACCGGAACCGTGGATGACATGTTATGTAGAACCATCAAGAAGGCCAGCAGATGGAAGATATGGAGAAAATCCCAATAGACTTTACCAACATCACCAAATGCAAGTGATATTAAAACCATCTCCGGATAATGTACAAGAACTTTATTTGGAAAGTCTAAAGGCACTTAATATTGATGCACTTGCACATGACATAAGATTTGTAGAAGACAACTGGGAATCCCCTACACTTGGAGCGTGGGGCCTTGGCTGGGAGGTTTGGCTTGATGGCATGGAAATAACCCAATTTACATATTTTCAACAAGTAGGAAGTATAAACTGCGAACTTGAATCGGCGGAGTTGACCTATGGCTTGGAGAGGATAGCCATGTATCTCCAAAATGTAAACTCGGTTTATGACATAATGTGGAACGAAAAAATATCCTATGGTGATGTGTTTAAAATGGGAGAATATGAGCATTCTGTGTATTCCTTTGAAAAAGCGGACATAAATATGTTGACTGAACTTTTTAATATATATGAAAGGGAGTCTTTGAGAATAATAGATGAAAATTTAGTTCTTCCTGCATATGACTATTGTTTAAAATGTTCCCACGTTTTTAATGTACTGGATGCAAGAGGAGCGATTTCAGTTTCTGAAAGAACGGGCTATATTTCAAGGGTTAGAAATCTTGCAAAAGCGGTGGCGTTACAATACTTAAAGGAAAGAGAAGAAATGGGATATCCGTTGCTAAAAAAAGAAGGAGGCAAAGATGAATAA
- a CDS encoding DNA repair protein RecO (The damage avoidance-tolerance pathway(s) requires functional recA, recF, recO, and recR genes, suggesting the mechanism to be daughter strand gap repair. The ruvABC genes or the recG gene is also required. The RecG pathway appears to be more active than the RuvABC pathway. RecO may contain a mononucleotide-binding fold; High confidence in function and specificity): MKTTATEIIVLRDQKYGNSSKILKAFSKDLGKISIMVKGALRPGSSTVSVSSVFSHSMVDLNQGKSFYYIKNSKIINSNYNLRNNYDSMIFASFLVELVDKTFFEGEKNIKVFDLLGKALSCLGNNEKLKLILMAFELKFISFVGYRPNLDAKGNSISFSIEQGGITDKDEIKGIRYNISQKDVYYLNKLLYTSLDKIDFEMDDEVALRLQEIIINYLKYNLEIDNFNSLLFIN; the protein is encoded by the coding sequence ATGAAAACTACAGCTACTGAAATAATAGTATTAAGGGATCAAAAATACGGAAACTCCAGCAAAATATTAAAAGCTTTTTCTAAGGACTTAGGGAAAATAAGCATAATGGTAAAGGGTGCACTAAGACCAGGTTCATCCACAGTCAGCGTGTCTTCTGTTTTTTCTCATTCAATGGTGGATTTAAATCAGGGAAAATCTTTTTATTATATAAAAAATTCTAAAATAATAAATTCAAATTACAATCTTAGGAATAATTACGACAGCATGATATTTGCATCCTTTTTAGTCGAATTGGTTGATAAAACTTTTTTTGAAGGAGAAAAAAATATTAAAGTTTTTGATTTATTGGGAAAAGCACTATCCTGTTTAGGAAATAATGAAAAATTAAAATTAATTTTAATGGCCTTTGAGCTGAAATTTATTTCCTTTGTAGGGTACAGGCCGAATTTGGACGCAAAGGGAAATAGTATATCATTTTCAATAGAACAGGGTGGGATAACAGATAAAGATGAAATTAAGGGTATAAGATATAATATAAGTCAAAAAGATGTTTACTATTTAAATAAATTATTATATACTTCTTTAGATAAAATAGATTTTGAAATGGATGATGAGGTAGCCTTGAGGCTACAAGAAATAATAATAAACTACTTAAAGTATAATTTAGAAATAGACAATTTTAATTCACTATTATTTATAAATTAG
- the era gene encoding GTPase Era (An essential GTPase that binds both GDP and GTP, with rapid nucleotide exchange. Plays a role in 16S rRNA processing and 30S ribosomal subunit biogenesis and possibly also in cell cycle regulation and energy metabolism; High confidence in function and specificity) has translation MFKSGFVSIIGRPNVGKSTFLNNLIGQKISATSDKAQTTRNLINFIYTSEDMQVVFLDTPGIQSPRNKLGDYMLKVSQSSIKDADLITYIVDCSKKIGRVDSQIIEKFESEKSNVPIILLINKIDEVQKEELFEIIKMYAEKNIFDEIIPISALKNDGINEYLNVLYSYLKEGPQFYPEDMVTDKPEKFIVAELIREKTLRFLDEEIPHGIAVVIDEMKYRENTDLADISATIYVERQSHKKIVIGNKGSMIKKIGINSRKEIENLLDIRVNLKLWVKVKEKWREKENSLNNFGYSI, from the coding sequence ATGTTTAAATCTGGATTTGTAAGTATAATTGGAAGACCCAATGTAGGGAAGAGTACTTTTTTAAACAACTTAATAGGACAAAAAATATCGGCTACCTCAGATAAAGCACAGACCACGAGAAACTTGATTAACTTCATCTATACATCAGAAGATATGCAAGTAGTTTTTTTGGATACTCCGGGAATTCAAAGTCCCAGAAACAAGTTGGGAGACTACATGCTTAAAGTTTCGCAATCCTCTATTAAAGATGCGGACTTAATAACATATATTGTGGATTGTTCAAAGAAAATAGGCAGAGTCGATTCTCAAATAATAGAAAAGTTTGAGTCTGAAAAGTCAAATGTGCCGATAATACTCCTTATCAATAAAATCGATGAGGTGCAAAAGGAAGAATTGTTTGAAATAATAAAAATGTATGCAGAGAAAAATATATTTGATGAAATAATTCCGATTTCAGCTTTAAAAAATGATGGAATAAATGAATATTTAAATGTCTTATATTCCTATTTAAAGGAAGGACCTCAATTCTATCCTGAAGATATGGTTACTGATAAGCCGGAAAAATTTATTGTTGCAGAATTGATTAGAGAAAAAACCCTCAGGTTTTTAGATGAAGAAATTCCACATGGAATTGCAGTTGTTATTGATGAGATGAAGTATAGAGAAAATACAGATCTTGCAGATATCAGCGCAACTATATATGTTGAAAGGCAGTCACATAAAAAAATAGTAATAGGCAACAAAGGCTCAATGATAAAAAAGATTGGAATAAACTCAAGAAAAGAAATAGAAAATCTTTTGGATATCAGAGTAAATCTGAAACTTTGGGTTAAGGTCAAAGAAAAATGGAGAGAAAAAGAAAATAGTCTCAATAATTTCGGATATTCTATATGA
- the cdd gene encoding cytidine deaminase (Cytidine deaminase (EC) (cytidine aminohydrolase) catalyzes the hydrolysis of cytidine into uridine and ammonia while deoxycytidylate deaminase (EC) (dCMP deaminase) hydrolyzes dCMP into dUMP. Both enzymes are known to bind zinc and to require it for their catalytic activity. These two enzymes do not share any sequence similarity with the exception of a region that contains three conserved histidine and cysteine residues which are thought to be involved in the binding of the catalytic zinc ion; High confidence in function and specificity): MEIKDLIKLAIEAKKHSYSPYSKFKVGASVEMEDGSVYNGCNIENSAYSPTNCAERTAIFKAVSEGKRKIKKIAIVSDGENVFPCGVCRQVIREFEDDTKIIIANSVDDYKIYSFEEMLPHSFHLI, encoded by the coding sequence ATGGAAATTAAAGATTTGATAAAGTTGGCCATAGAAGCAAAAAAGCACAGTTATTCGCCATACTCAAAATTTAAAGTAGGTGCCAGTGTGGAGATGGAAGACGGTTCGGTTTACAATGGATGTAATATAGAAAATTCCGCTTATTCGCCCACAAATTGTGCAGAGAGGACGGCGATTTTTAAAGCAGTGTCGGAGGGAAAAAGGAAAATAAAAAAGATAGCAATAGTTTCAGATGGAGAAAATGTGTTTCCCTGCGGAGTTTGCAGACAGGTAATCAGAGAATTTGAAGATGATACCAAGATAATAATAGCGAATTCGGTAGATGACTATAAAATATACTCTTTTGAAGAAATGCTACCACATAGTTTTCACTTGATATAG
- a CDS encoding diacylglycerol kinase (Diacylglycerol kinase (DGK or DAGK) is a family of enzymes that catalyzes the conversion of diacylglycerol (DAG) to phosphatidic acid (PA) utilizing ATP as a source of the phosphate. In non-stimulated cells, DGK activity is low allowing DAG to be used for glycerophospholipid biosynthesis but on receptor activation of the phosphoinositide pathway, DGK activity increases driving the conversion of DAG to PA; High confidence in function and specificity) encodes MKKGGFISSFNFAVQGIISALRTEKNMKFHYLAAVLIIVISLFMDFSRVEFLFLIFAITFVVASEMFNTAIERTVDLIVQEYNPIAKYIKDVSAGAVLISTINAVVVGYLLFFERLSNVGDLLVNKIKNSDEHLSFIAIILVLIFTVGGKYLRAQKNGGTYFQGGAISGHSSLAFCAATIISLVTEKALVTFASFGIAFLVAESRVEGGIHRVSEVVMGAILGISVAVFIFKFFG; translated from the coding sequence ATGAAGAAGGGCGGATTTATATCATCCTTTAACTTTGCCGTTCAAGGCATAATTTCCGCATTACGAACGGAAAAAAATATGAAATTTCATTATTTAGCTGCTGTGCTTATAATAGTGATAAGCCTGTTTATGGATTTCAGCAGAGTTGAATTTTTATTTTTGATTTTCGCCATAACATTTGTAGTAGCAAGTGAAATGTTCAATACAGCTATAGAAAGAACGGTGGATTTAATAGTTCAAGAGTATAATCCGATTGCAAAATATATAAAAGATGTATCTGCGGGAGCAGTCCTAATATCTACAATAAATGCGGTTGTAGTGGGTTATCTTTTATTTTTTGAGAGGCTTTCTAATGTTGGAGATTTGCTTGTCAACAAAATAAAAAATTCCGATGAACACCTAAGTTTTATTGCAATAATTTTGGTTTTGATATTTACAGTGGGAGGAAAGTATTTAAGGGCTCAGAAAAATGGCGGCACATACTTTCAGGGTGGAGCTATATCGGGACACTCATCTCTTGCTTTTTGTGCGGCTACGATAATTTCATTAGTGACTGAAAAAGCACTGGTGACTTTTGCGTCCTTTGGAATTGCCTTTCTCGTTGCAGAGAGCAGAGTAGAAGGTGGTATACATAGAGTTAGTGAAGTTGTTATGGGTGCTATATTGGGAATAAGTGTCGCAGTATTCATTTTTAAGTTTTTCGGGTAG
- a CDS encoding putative metalloprotease (Predicted metal-dependent hydrolase [General function prediction only]; High confidence in function and specificity), whose protein sequence is MNIFFDNRQDEVYIDEAMTDLIKKSIIETLREENIIEETMVSVSFVGDKEIQELNRDFRNVDKVTDVLSFPIDDEFRIEERILGDVVINTNRVLSQAEEYGHSVEREISYLTVHSILHLLGYDHENEEDKNIMRCKEDIVMDKLQIYR, encoded by the coding sequence ATGAATATTTTTTTCGACAACAGACAAGATGAAGTGTATATAGACGAAGCTATGACGGATTTAATAAAAAAATCTATAATCGAAACTTTAAGAGAGGAAAACATTATAGAGGAGACCATGGTGAGTGTATCCTTTGTAGGAGATAAAGAAATACAAGAACTCAACAGAGATTTTAGAAACGTGGACAAGGTGACAGATGTATTGTCTTTTCCCATAGATGACGAATTCAGAATTGAAGAGAGAATACTTGGTGATGTGGTCATAAATACCAACAGAGTTTTGTCTCAAGCTGAAGAATATGGACATTCTGTTGAAAGAGAAATTTCCTATTTAACGGTTCACTCTATACTTCATTTATTGGGATACGACCATGAAAATGAGGAAGACAAAAACATCATGCGTTGCAAAGAAGATATAGTCATGGATAAACTTCAAATTTACAGGTGA
- the phoH gene encoding PhoH-like protein (PhoH is a cytoplasmic protein and predicted ATPase that is induced by phosphate starvation; High confidence in function and specificity), whose translation MFEKSIDISGLNSNILSILSGKLDENINYIEKAFDIKIKFESGFIRLRGQNENDVEMANFLFNDLIKILKIQKYLDLKDVKYSVELIKNKTAHSLMELLQETILYTSMGKSIRAKTLGQKNYIDTIKDNDVVFGIGPAGTGKTYLAMAMAVRAFKNGEVNRIVLTRPAVEAGESLGFLPGDLQMKVDPYLRPLYDALFEMLGHENYNKYVEKNQIEVAPLAYMRGRTLDSSFVILDEAQNTTNEQMKMFLTRLGYGSKAIITGDITQTDLPSSKASGLKIVLNILKNTKGIGMVYLGNHDIVRHPLVQRIISAYDQYEKNKRK comes from the coding sequence ATGTTCGAAAAATCTATAGATATATCAGGACTTAATTCAAATATTTTAAGTATACTATCGGGAAAATTGGATGAAAATATTAATTATATTGAAAAAGCCTTTGACATTAAAATCAAATTTGAAAGTGGATTTATACGCTTAAGAGGACAGAATGAAAATGACGTAGAAATGGCCAATTTTCTCTTTAATGATTTAATTAAAATTTTAAAAATTCAAAAGTACTTGGATCTAAAGGATGTCAAATACTCTGTAGAGTTGATTAAAAATAAAACTGCCCATTCATTAATGGAACTGTTGCAAGAAACCATACTCTATACATCTATGGGCAAATCCATAAGAGCAAAAACCCTTGGACAGAAAAACTATATAGATACCATAAAAGACAACGATGTGGTTTTCGGGATAGGACCTGCGGGAACCGGGAAGACATACTTGGCGATGGCAATGGCAGTAAGAGCTTTTAAAAATGGAGAAGTTAACAGAATTGTTCTTACAAGACCTGCAGTTGAAGCAGGAGAGAGTTTGGGATTTTTGCCCGGGGATTTACAAATGAAAGTCGATCCTTATTTAAGGCCACTATATGATGCGCTTTTTGAAATGCTCGGTCATGAAAATTACAATAAATACGTGGAAAAAAATCAAATTGAAGTCGCTCCTCTTGCCTATATGAGAGGTAGAACCTTGGATTCATCCTTTGTGATATTAGATGAGGCACAAAATACGACCAATGAACAGATGAAGATGTTTTTAACAAGATTAGGCTACGGATCAAAGGCAATAATAACCGGAGATATAACTCAAACTGACCTACCCAGTTCAAAGGCATCGGGACTTAAAATTGTACTTAATATATTAAAAAACACAAAGGGGATAGGGATGGTTTACTTGGGAAATCACGACATAGTAAGACATCCTTTAGTTCAAAGAATAATATCTGCCTATGATCAATATGAAAAAAACAAAAGGAAATAG
- a CDS encoding Hypothetical protein (Family membership) translates to MDKLIIFILFSIFLNKLGKKKEKEKAKKKEEKYKEISNPNLKKIERQANYKKTEKENIKKKKTEERRLIGVLNEVINALSPEDKEKAKKLIKSKNKPIKSETEKSPKIDIKTFKDSEISEFDYTLEGSYEGNSPIDVNLSKDYFGGDDLVKAIIMKEILDKPVSAREEA, encoded by the coding sequence ATGGACAAACTGATTATATTTATTTTATTTTCTATATTTTTAAATAAATTGGGAAAAAAGAAAGAAAAGGAAAAAGCTAAGAAAAAAGAAGAGAAATATAAAGAAATATCCAACCCCAATTTAAAAAAAATAGAAAGACAAGCGAACTATAAAAAAACCGAAAAGGAAAATATCAAAAAAAAGAAAACAGAAGAACGTAGATTGATAGGTGTCTTGAATGAAGTTATAAATGCATTATCTCCAGAGGATAAAGAAAAGGCTAAAAAATTAATAAAATCAAAAAACAAACCTATAAAATCCGAAACCGAAAAGTCTCCCAAGATTGACATCAAGACCTTTAAAGATAGTGAGATCAGCGAGTTTGATTACACTTTAGAAGGTTCATATGAAGGAAATAGCCCAATAGATGTTAATTTAAGTAAAGATTACTTTGGCGGAGATGACTTGGTGAAGGCGATTATCATGAAGGAAATTCTTGATAAACCGGTTTCAGCGAGAGAGGAAGCTTAA